A part of Anser cygnoides isolate HZ-2024a breed goose chromosome 15, Taihu_goose_T2T_genome, whole genome shotgun sequence genomic DNA contains:
- the POLR3K gene encoding DNA-directed RNA polymerase III subunit RPC10, translated as MLLFCPACGNVLVAEEGPRCHRFACTTCPYVRNVTRKVTSRKYPQLKEVDDVLGGAAAWENVDSTAEPCPKCEHPRAYFMQIQTRSADEPMTTFYKCCSPQCGHRWRD; from the exons ATGTTGCTGTTCTGCCCGGCCTGCGGCAACGTGCTGGTGGCCGAGGAGGGGCCGCGGTGCCACCGCTTCGCCTGCACCACCTGCCCCTACGTGCGCAATGTGACGCGGAAG GTGACGAGCAGGAAATACCCGCAGCTGAAGGAGGTGGACGATGTCCTGGGCGGCGCCGCGGCCTGGGAGAACGTGGACTCCACCGCAG aGCCGTGCCCCAAGTGCGAGCACCCCCGCGCCTACTTCATGCAGATCCAGACGCGCTCGGCCGACGAGCCCATGACCACCTTCTACaagtgctgcagcccccagtgCGGCCACCGCTGGAGGGACTGA